The proteins below are encoded in one region of Paenibacillus sp. YYML68:
- a CDS encoding pyruvate, water dikinase regulatory protein has protein sequence MREDQHYQITICSDSVGETAEGVVKATIRQFDAHQVTTKRIGHIKNEDEIRSIVEEAAKRGGFIAYTLVQPELRETMKEEALRLGVRAVDIMGPMMEAFVDTFNDAPKREPGLLHRLDEDYFKRVEAVEFAVKCDDGRDTSSLLKAGLVLVGVSRTSKTPLSIFLAHKGIKVCNLPLVPEVKPPKELFLVPGSRIVGLTMDADKMYKIREERLKAVGLPFGAKYATIERIQEELTYANSLMKQLGCLVINVTDKAIEETAGIIMGYVR, from the coding sequence ATGAGGGAAGATCAGCATTATCAAATTACGATATGCTCCGATTCGGTAGGCGAGACGGCTGAGGGTGTCGTGAAGGCGACGATCCGTCAGTTCGATGCCCATCAAGTGACGACCAAGCGAATTGGCCATATCAAAAATGAAGACGAAATTCGCAGCATCGTCGAGGAGGCCGCCAAACGAGGAGGCTTCATCGCCTATACGTTAGTGCAGCCGGAGCTTCGGGAAACGATGAAGGAGGAGGCGCTGCGGCTCGGTGTTCGCGCAGTTGATATAATGGGTCCGATGATGGAGGCGTTCGTCGATACGTTCAACGATGCACCGAAGCGGGAGCCAGGTCTTCTGCACAGGCTGGATGAAGATTATTTCAAGCGTGTCGAGGCTGTTGAGTTCGCGGTGAAGTGCGATGACGGACGAGATACGAGCTCTCTGCTGAAGGCTGGACTCGTGCTGGTGGGCGTATCGCGGACGTCGAAGACGCCGCTGAGCATTTTTCTCGCGCATAAAGGGATTAAGGTGTGCAATCTACCGCTCGTGCCGGAGGTAAAGCCGCCTAAGGAGCTGTTCCTGGTGCCGGGCAGCCGCATTGTCGGCCTGACGATGGACGCCGATAAGATGTACAAAATTCGCGAGGAGCGGCTGAAGGCTGTCGGTCTTCCGTTCGGAGCGAAATACGCGACGATTGAGCGCATTCAAGAGGAGCTCACCTATGCGAACTCGCTGATGAAGCAGCTCGGCTGCCTGGTCATTAATGTGACAGATAAGGCGATTGAGGAAACGGCCGGCATCATCATGGGTTATGTGAGATAA
- a CDS encoding helix-turn-helix transcriptional regulator — MYTKEGPVIELTARQLQIVELVKANAPITGEQIAELLGLSRPTLRSDLALLVMLGYIDAKPKVGYTPGTSMNPGAHAARKLMELKVSDVQSMPIIIKEQASVHDAVVTLFMENVGSLMVVDDDGFLSGVISRKDLLKFTLGNSNTAVMPVSMVMTREPNVIHVIPDEAVIEAARKMIHHQIDSLPVVVPAKLSGSSGRTRWEIVGRITKTIMTSILLDLATDR, encoded by the coding sequence TTGTATACGAAGGAGGGACCGGTCATCGAATTAACTGCGCGCCAATTACAAATTGTTGAACTCGTGAAGGCGAACGCGCCGATTACCGGCGAACAGATAGCAGAGCTGCTCGGACTCAGCAGACCTACGCTGCGTTCGGATTTGGCGCTGCTCGTCATGCTCGGTTACATTGATGCCAAGCCGAAGGTGGGCTACACGCCAGGCACCTCTATGAATCCGGGCGCTCATGCGGCCAGGAAGCTCATGGAGCTGAAGGTGAGCGATGTACAATCGATGCCGATTATTATTAAGGAGCAGGCATCGGTGCATGATGCGGTCGTTACCCTTTTTATGGAAAATGTAGGGAGCTTAATGGTGGTCGATGACGATGGTTTCTTGTCAGGCGTCATTTCTCGTAAAGATTTATTGAAGTTTACGCTTGGCAATTCTAATACAGCCGTCATGCCGGTAAGTATGGTGATGACGCGCGAGCCGAATGTGATACATGTGATACCTGATGAAGCGGTAATCGAAGCCGCACGCAAAATGATCCATCATCAGATCGACAGCCTGCCGGTCGTGGTGCCGGCCAAGCTCAGTGGGAGCAGCGGCCGAACACGCTGGGAAATCGTCGGACGTATAACGAAAACGATCATGACCAGCATCTTATTAGATCTGGCGACAGACAGATAA
- the glpX gene encoding class II fructose-bisphosphatase, whose product MERELALEIVRVTELAALAAASWMGRGNKYEADGAATTAMRAMFDSVAIRGTVVIGEGEMDEAPMLYIGEAVGNGQGPEVDVAVDPLEGTELVAKGLNNALAVIAIAGKGQLLHAPDMYMEKLAVGPALTGKLQLDDPLEITLQKAADALGKPLSNLTVMILDRERHQKQIATLREVGVRIKLLSDGDVAGAIAPALSESGIDLYVGSGGAPEGVLAAAALRCLGGELIGRLLPGNEEEIERCKQMGIEDPHRILSMDDMIGTGDVIFAATGITPGEFLSGVRYTSDHRADTHSIVMRAKTRTIRFIQSSHYLPNKQLLQEILSK is encoded by the coding sequence ATGGAGAGAGAATTAGCACTGGAAATTGTACGAGTCACGGAGCTTGCTGCACTTGCAGCTGCCAGCTGGATGGGCCGCGGCAACAAATACGAGGCGGATGGTGCTGCGACAACAGCTATGCGGGCCATGTTCGACTCCGTCGCCATTCGCGGTACAGTCGTCATCGGAGAAGGTGAAATGGATGAAGCTCCGATGCTCTACATAGGCGAAGCTGTAGGCAATGGACAAGGTCCTGAGGTGGATGTTGCGGTTGACCCGCTAGAGGGCACCGAGCTCGTCGCGAAGGGCTTGAACAATGCACTTGCTGTAATCGCCATAGCTGGCAAAGGACAGCTGCTGCACGCGCCGGATATGTACATGGAGAAGCTCGCTGTAGGTCCTGCGTTGACAGGCAAGCTACAGCTCGATGATCCTCTTGAGATCACTTTGCAAAAGGCCGCAGACGCTCTAGGTAAGCCCTTGAGCAACTTGACCGTCATGATCCTTGATCGTGAGCGTCATCAGAAGCAAATTGCTACTCTGCGCGAGGTCGGAGTACGCATCAAGCTTCTAAGTGATGGCGATGTGGCTGGAGCTATCGCGCCTGCTCTGTCCGAATCAGGCATTGACCTGTATGTAGGCTCTGGCGGAGCCCCTGAAGGCGTTCTGGCCGCCGCTGCGCTGCGCTGTTTGGGAGGCGAGCTAATCGGACGTCTGCTCCCTGGCAATGAAGAGGAGATTGAGCGCTGCAAGCAGATGGGCATTGAGGACCCTCACCGGATCTTGTCCATGGACGACATGATCGGCACGGGAGACGTTATATTCGCGGCAACAGGCATTACGCCTGGTGAGTTCTTGAGCGGTGTTCGTTACACATCCGATCATCGTGCAGACACCCACTCCATCGTGATGCGCGCCAAAACACGGACAATTCGCTTCATTCAGTCGAGTCACTATTTGCCGAATAAGCAACTGCTCCAGGAAATCTTATCGAAGTAA
- a CDS encoding sulfite exporter TauE/SafE family protein, which yields MSILFYTAVGLVAATFGSLVGLGGGIIIVPALVYLGPLFVGESITISTAVGTSLAVLIFTALSSTAAFMRQQRVDFRSGWLFFTTSGPAAMLGSYMTHFIDAQSFQLGFGLFMLCMSMLLIFRDRIPPLRVNWSIKRTYVDSNGHKHVYGYSIPTALLLGFLVGAISGLFGIGGGSLFVPAMVLLYRYPPHMATATSMFVILLSSITGTVMHASLGEVDYGMVLYLAPTAIIGGLLGAKIASKLSSTKLLWVLRISFLLIACKMIFEGSGLT from the coding sequence ATGAGCATATTGTTCTATACCGCAGTAGGTCTTGTAGCAGCGACGTTCGGCAGCTTAGTCGGTCTTGGGGGAGGCATTATCATTGTTCCAGCCCTCGTTTATTTAGGACCGCTTTTCGTAGGAGAATCGATCACGATCTCCACAGCTGTCGGGACGTCGCTTGCTGTTCTTATTTTTACCGCACTGTCCTCCACAGCCGCCTTCATGCGGCAGCAACGTGTCGACTTTCGCAGCGGCTGGCTCTTCTTCACGACGAGCGGTCCGGCTGCCATGCTCGGCTCTTACATGACGCACTTCATCGACGCCCAGTCGTTTCAGCTCGGCTTTGGCCTGTTCATGCTGTGTATGTCCATGTTGCTCATCTTCCGTGATCGAATCCCCCCGCTACGGGTCAACTGGAGCATCAAGCGCACATACGTTGACTCCAACGGTCATAAGCATGTGTACGGGTACAGCATTCCGACGGCGCTGTTACTCGGCTTTTTGGTTGGCGCCATCTCCGGCTTATTCGGTATCGGCGGCGGATCTCTTTTTGTACCGGCCATGGTGCTGCTCTATCGTTATCCTCCCCATATGGCAACAGCTACATCCATGTTTGTCATCCTGCTATCCTCCATTACGGGAACAGTGATGCACGCAAGCTTAGGCGAGGTCGATTACGGCATGGTTCTATACCTAGCCCCGACAGCCATTATTGGCGGCCTCCTGGGCGCCAAGATCGCGAGCAAGCTAAGCAGCACGAAGCTGCTATGGGTACTTCGAATTTCATTCCTGCTCATCGCTTGTAAAATGATATTTGAAGGTTCTGGACTCACCTAA